From the Lemur catta isolate mLemCat1 chromosome 1, mLemCat1.pri, whole genome shotgun sequence genome, the window GGGCAGGTGGGTGAGGAAGGAGGGCCGTCTGAGACTGcatcctggctcttccacttcATCAGCTGggaggccttgggcaagttactcttCTCAACCCCCCACCCAAGACCCAACCTTCTCatttgttacacagaaatagTCCCTACATTTGAACTGTTTCAAAGATTGAAAATGATCCATGCAAAGCATCTAATAAAGTAATTGGCATCCAGAAGACACCAAACGAATGGCAGCTATGAGAACAGTATGATTCACAGAATCATAGATTCACTCTCTAAatcaagcacctactatgcaccaaGCCCCAGGATGAAGGATTTGCACGTATTATCTCAGGGAATCTTTTTGTGGGTACAAGTATAATTCCTGTttttcagaatggaaaaaaaagatttggagaAGTTAAGGAAAGTGATGTGAACAATCACAGGATGGTTAAGAGTGGACACAGAATTTGAATTCTGACCTCAAAATCTTAACCAgtgaagagagaaggaggaaggagaagctcTGCAAAGTAGCTAACCACAAATGCATTTCCTGGCAAGTCTAGTGCGCTTGGCAATATACAATAGCCAACTTTATGAAATGTTCACGTGACATTTTATATCAGGTAAGACAGACTGGATTTTACTGTGGTaacaaacaacccaaatttcagtggcttaactCAACATAAGGTTATTTCTCAGTCATGCTCCATGTCCCAAGTGACGTGGCAGGGCCAGTCAAGGGTCCAGGATGACAGAATTTTCACTGTGACGTGCGCTTCCATTAGAAGTGGGAAGAGAACATCACACATCGGCTCTCAGAGTTGGCGCCAGAGTGATTCTCAGCCCTTAATGCTTCTGTTGATCAACTGTTGAGTCACACGGCCAAGTGCAGCAGGAACAGGGAAGTGTAATCTAATATGCGTCTGGAAGGATGAAAGCCAGGCATTTCTGGTGAACACACTAACGACTACATCACCTTTTAAACCCTAACTCACAGAAAGTTTTCAACTCAGTGTACTGGTTTTCAAAACCACGAGGTGGTCTTCAGTAGATTGAAATTATTGCTCTCAATGATTTGTTCCAAGTCCCTATGAGAGAATTATACTTTGCATTTCATGGACATCAGGCACTGCCATATGACTTGCCGTGACTAATGATTGTGAGCAGAAGTGAGGTGTTATGTCACTTCTCTCTTTTTGCCTGGCATGAGAACGGCCCGTCCTATGTAGGGGGCTGCTCCATCAGTTGGCATCTTGGAGTGAACGGGCTGTGAACAGAGCTGCTGCTGACGTGCAGTGTGAATGAGACATAAATCTTCACTGTTTTAAGCCCTTGGGGGTGTTTGTTACTGCAGCGTAACTTAGGCAAAGCAGACAGATACAGTGTCTCTATCGTCTATTCTTCATACACAGAGAATAGCGAAATTGACCATATAGAAATTCACATTTcctgtctgctttgttgaagtaTATCTATACTTTACAGAAATATCTCTGATGacttaatgtaaataaatattatttagttgAGTTGAATTAATAGCACAAAAGTGCATTTTCTAAATCGGGACACCAGATGATACCTCAGAATTCTTATGAAAAATCTAGGAGGGGGATTGGAAACATAGAAACGTTGTTTTCAAATGCAACGTATTAATCTTGTCCTCATCAGGCAGTTGCCTCAGAAGACCGGAGAGTAATCTACATTCATGTCCACTTTCGGCAGAAATTGTAAGGATGAGATGTTACTATCTATAGGAATGCAAAGTCCTTTCTGGCTGAGTCCAGCAATCCTCATTAATTTGGATCCCATCAATTTGTAATTCATGGTAGGTAGCCggggcagaggccaggctggCTTTTACTCTTGCATTGCGCTTGTGCTTTTTGGGGCCCTGGCAGTCACAGGTTAGCATTCGCTGTTTTGACTATTCCCAGTGGCTTCAAAAGGGAGTCATTTGTCATTCTGTCGTGGCAACCAGCTGCAAGGTCCCTGGGGACAGTGGAGCTTCTTGCTGGTGCTGGGCCTCTGACTGCCTGGCTTCCCGTCCCTGCAAATCTTTGCTCTTCGTTGTTTCTCACCTGTGTGGTCCACGGGGGAAGAAATGGTCTGCTCTAATGGAATTCGGGAGGTTGAAAGGCCACCTGTGGGGTAGGTACCATTACTGTGGCCATTTgagagctgaggaaactgagatagaGAGAGGTCACGTGAACCGGTGACAGGAGCAGctgtggcttgagcccaggatggGCTGATGCTACGAGCGACACGCAGAGGCACAGATGCACTGAGCTACCACTGAGGGAGAATAAGCAGCTTACTATGAAGTTAATACGACAGACGAGATCAGGCGTGGGTGGGTGTGCGACAGCAGAGCAAGGACCTGGTTAACTGGAGAAGCAGCACCTCTGGCTGCTGAGCTCTttagcaggtgtgtgtgtgtgtgtgtgtgtgtgtgtgtgtgtgtgtgtgtgaaaaatttGCATAGCTTTCCCTAATGATCCTCTTCTGGTCATTAGAAATTGTCGGGTAGAACTGCTTCACTGGCAACCTGCTGTCAGCACTCATATTACCGAATGCCCtaggaaataataaaactctATTTATTTAAGGATATGATAATTAGAGGCTTCACACTATTTTACACTCATCTCCTAATTTGAATGGTGCTGTTTCTTTCCAGGGTGAGTACTGACTTTAGCGTTTGGGTCAGAGCTAACTGTTAGATGCCAGTCCAATTTTgtcttgggtttgaattctaCGTTGTATATTTTGGGAGACCATCACTGACTTGAGCATCTATTTTAGTGATTCCTCATGGCCcatttggaaaaggaagaacCATGGATTTTCTGGTAGTGGTGTTTTAATAATGAACAATTTTTGGTCTTTACAACCACAGTAATATATGGCTACTCTGATGCCTTGTCTTCTATTTATGGGAATGTTTAATAGAGTTGTAACATTTGGTCTCTTACAGTATTCTTCCTTTTGGAGAAAGTGGTGGAAAAATTTAAGATTGTATTGTGTGCTCTACAGCATCCAACATGAGATTGTTAGGACATTTGGTGAACCAGAACACAGTGTTCCCAAGCTGCTGAGGATTACAGAGAGTTTACATATTTGGGGAGCAGTTGTCATCAGTTTTTACCCAGCCAATGACACTACTTGGATATATTATACTGAAGCAGACATTTTGGAAGGAAGCCCTGAATAAATGCATTGAACCCAATGCTCAAAAAAGAAAGGATAGCTGGATTTCTTTATTTAATGGATGGTAGATTTAAACCTaggcaaaatatacatatatgtctttgaattaaaaaaaataactccttATAGAGATTTACTGGGAAGATACCTCTGTGAAGATTTTCACTCAAGTTCTTAGCATTTCAATCTCATCAATGAACTCTTTCCCTATGTTAGGTGGTTGGGGTTATAGCTCttcagagaaaaatgataaattcagaGATAACGGCTTGCCAATGCAGGGATTAGTATAActtattaaaaggagaaaataagatttgaaaaatgtaatgGCTATAAAATATCACTACTAGAAACAGCTTAAGAGCACCCTGATGTTAACCTTCAACCATCTTGTCTTTTCAAACTCTGTAGTTGCACATTCTCCCTCTTATAGTAGCTTGGCACTTTGATGACGGCAAAGAAAAATGGTTCTTGGAAATCAGACCTGACAGAGCATCACATTCTCCCAGGGCTGTTTTTGTAGACGATGCTTATTTAATTTCGATTGCAGTGCTGTTTTGTGGCACATCTCACTTTGATAAATGGTTGTTAAAAATCTGTGTGAATACCTCgagaattttaaatggaattgacAACATTTGGAAACCAACAGAggaaacttaaagaaaaagaggaaCTAATggtgggagaaaagggaagagggcaCATTGATATTAACAGAGGTCACCTGCACATTAAATTCCAGTTGTCTTTTTCAAGTGCATTTCTCTACAGAATCTGCATGAATCGGCAGCACTCACGATGCAAAGGGCACCGAACATGGAGCGCCAGACGGCACGGTCAAGTGGTCTTGGCTTTAAAGTTCCTGCTCTGCTAGTGGCTTTTGATCTTAGCCAAGCCACTAGTCTTGTTGGGCCTCcacctcctcatctgtaaaatgggcaatgATTGCTTCCAACTCAAAAATCCTGTGATCTGTGATGTGATTTATAGGACTAAAATCCTCCGCATGGGAATAATGCCGCGCCAGCGATGGAACTGACATTTCCTACGGTGGACAGGTGCCCTCGCCTGTTTCCAGCGAATACCGCCATTCTCCTTGGTAACCCACAGGTGGCGCCTTCTGGGCAGTCAGCCCTGCCCCCTTGTCCGTAAAGTGTTGGCTGGTGTGTTTCATTCTCCACTTTCCCTCGTTTTCTATGCAGTATTTAAACCTTTCAGAAGTTctcttctttaagaaaaacttatcaggataggaaaaaaaaaaaaatcaaaccacagaTGGAAGGGAACTCACAGATTAAGAGGCTTACAGGAGACCTCAACCGATCACAGTGCATTAACCTTATctggatcctgattcaaacaagctgcttggaaacaaaaaaagaaattatgacatTTGTGAGACACTTGGAAATTTGAGCACTTGGTAGCTATTGGATCTGAAGAAATTATTGGTCATTATTTTAGGTGTCATCATGGTATCATAGTTACATTTTTaagagtccttatcttttagagacacACTGAAACATTTGCAGATGGGATGGTACGATGCTGGCAGGCCGTTAGTGAGTGGGATGTAGATGAAACAAGTCTGGTCATGAGTTGGCAATATCGGAAGTGAACGGCGGGTACACAGGTTAATAATGATACTATTTGATCTGTTTCTGGGTAAGTTTTATAGGCTCCTTAATAAAAAGCGTAAAACCCCCCAAAGACTCCATGGGGATTAATCCTAATGAGGCACATTTGCCGAGGTGTTGGAAAGGGCTGCCTGTCACAGTTGCATAATCGCTGGGGGTAAATGTGGAAGTTCATCAATCAGCAAGGCTGTCGTGGGAGCTGACTGGCAGCAAGCCCGGTGCTGTGTGGCTGTCATCTTGCCTCGAGGCCCATTTGCCCTCTATAAATAACAGTCTATATGAATGCTTTACTATTTTAACGCACATTTGCCACAGCTGCTGAGCATGTTTGTTTACGTAGCTATGAAACCTTCTGTAAACATCACTATCTCAAAATTGCCCATGTGTCAGGAACATAAACGGCCcccttcaaaaatatatttgcagaTGAGACACGGCCAACTCCTAGATGTCTGGGTGGCTGGTGTCAGAATTTTCCAGGGTttgattcattttcaaaaatagaacCCCATGACTGGAAGGTTCTTGAAAGGTCACCTGGCACATCCCTGTGATTTCAGGCAGGACCAGGCCGGAGCCATCCGTGAAGGATACGGGTCTGTTCTTCATGGGCGTGAGCCCATCTTCCATGAGATCCCTCGGGCAGTGAAGATGGGCTCACTTCCTGCCTTTAAGGGGCCCACTTCCATGATCTAAAAGTGGAGCGGACTCTGCAGTGCAGCTGGCATTGGAATACGGTGCATCCACGGAGCCCCCCAGCCTGTGTGGGGCCTGAGCTCCCAGCAGACTGAACGACCCAGGTGGCCAGCTGCCTGCAGGACAACTCAGGACTCCGGAAAACACCATTTTGGGATCACCATGTGGCTGGGACGTGCATGCTAGGAAGAGGGCACTGCGTCAAGGTTGCAGCGTGGCGCTCATCCTTGAAAGAGGTCTGCCAATCAAGACCACCGAACATAGTAGTTTAAGGTCAACCGAGATGTTTTTGAAAGAAGTAATGAGCGCAGCAGAAGCTGTTTTGTGTCAGCCTGCTGTTTCCACTGCTCCTTCCAGTCCAGCACTACAATGAATAATTAGATTCTTGTGAATTTGTTTTCCTCTGTGCATTTGGTccgcatttttttcccctgtgggtTTGATACATTGAAGCATTTTTTTCCACTGAAGGGTCTGTTTAATGTCCATAAAACCCAATTGTGCTTTTTATTCACAAAGAAAACATAGCCTGCTGAAGCTTAAGAGATAGTTTTGCTAGAGGTACTGAGTTATACAAATCCTATGAGGAAAAGACCAAGACATATCTAGCTCCCAGACACCTCCAGAACTTACTAGAACACCGTTCCACactttccagaaaatagaaaactttttttgggggggcggggaTTAATAGTAGTTGCCTTTTCCCAGGGGCAGGGGTGAGAGTTTTGATTGTTTTTGCTGGTAATTACCCAGTTTTCTCTAAGAAAGCCACGGAAAGGCTGAGGAGTGCTCAGAGCCAAGTATCATTGCTCATTACTAAGAAAACAATGTTTCTCCCTTTGGAGAGTCTCACTCACTACGAGCTGGCATCAGAGAGACGGGATCTGCCTGGGGAAGAATTCACGAAGATAATTTGCTTGTTccagattcatttatttttcgAGATTGGGCTTTGGTTTGGGGGAACGCAAAGGTTAGCTCCTGCAATTTGCAGATCAGATTAGCATCAGTAACCAGAGGGTACATACCTAATGTTTTTTGCTTCTTGAGCTCAGAGACGCAACACCGCCCTCCCTCACGTCCTACTGGGGAAATTTACAGTGAGAATCCAATATGAAAACTGCACGGTGAGTGGTCAGTTTATCCTGCCAGAGGCTGCAGCTCCGCAGCCACCACTAGGGGGAGCCAGAGCCCCTGTGCTCAGCGGAGGCTGGGGAAGTTTCTGGTGTGCGGAGGTGGCGGAGCTCCCTGCGGGAATCGTCATCCACCCCTCCTCCTAGCTGCCACCCAACGAGGGCCTCGCAAGTGCACCCCCAGATCGGCCTCAGGGTACAGTGGCCCTGTTAACATCAGCACTCATTTCGCAGTAGTTACTTTGTTATTCTTTAAAGCCAGTGTCGGGATTAGTCCCTGTTCCTTTTGTTCTGTGTGAAGACCACTCACGTCACTGAGCGCCACGCAAGGTCCTTTGCTCACGTTTGCATTGTTTGCCGCATTTAAGCAACGTATTGCCAAGTTCACACCAGCACAAGAGAAACTTGTCGGACACCGTGAGGTGCAGGGAGGTAGCAACATGGGACCAATGACTTTCCTCTGAAAGGGACAACCTGGGTTAGGTCACTTGTTACAGGCTGATGAAGACACTGGGGCCAGCCTGCCAGTCATGCATTTTCAGATGATAGAAACCAACCTGAGCCTCAAGTTGAAGACTTAAAAAGGCGCAGAAGGACAGATTGTATCATGAAAGAGGATCGCAAGGCTAATATCAATAACTCAGAAGAACAGTAAAGGAATCGCTGACTTAGGGCTCTAGTGTAGACATTTCCTGTGAGGCACTGGGATAGCCTGAGTCAGAGTTGATGGCTCTTTGGGGGACGTTACGAATAACCATGGACAGAGGCTGCTTTGCTGTTGGAATGTGTAACGTGCAAAGTTCAGATATGAGTGCAGACTTCAATAAAAACAGACTGTTTTCTCTATTTTGAGAACAGATCATCTTCCCTAAAACACACCAACGATTAGCCAGTAACAGCAGAGGGACAGAAGAATTGATGGGATTCAGATGAATGGatctggaattttcttcttttcttctagaGTTACTTATGAGTCTGCAGCATTATGTCTACTAGGGGTTTGGGAGGTAGAGTATGGAGAAATGCTAGGAGCTCatatgatacaaaaaaaaaaaaacccaaaaaaccaaaaaaccacccAATGCTATGGGTCTTGCAAATGGCTCCCAACGAATGGgtgaaattgcatttttattaaagcaGTTTGTCAGACTTCCTTTGAAAGCTTTGACTTCTCCCTCTTAACTTGATAATAAATAACCTCAAGTATTTAAATTAGCAATgtttaaagctatttaaaaagtgctttagAGATagatcaaattttaatttaagaaaatatttggaaatttaaaatatattacatggtgatttttcattgttcattaatttattttccaaagggCTTTTAAAAACTACATGGTTAGACTTCTTGGCGGATATACTTGAGGTTACAGGACACATAGGCATACCATTTCATGAAGCAAGGGGATTTTGTCCATAGTGAGTGAGGTTCTGTACTCTCTAGCTTGTAGTAAATAAGGACATCAGGTCTAGTTTAAAACGGGCATCTACCCCACAGAAGTCCCAGGATGGAGCATGTCTTACCTGTGGCTTCCACCATTCCTTCTAGGATGACCACAATTTCCAGTTCCTCTTTGGGCAGCTGGGCTTTGGAGATCTCCCAGAAAGGACTCTGTTGGTTAATTTCGTGGCTAATGATCAGCGGTGACACCAGAAACAGACGGTCATCCCCTGTGTAATACCCTACGTTGATATCTGTCTGGTTCAGGGGGATGAACTCCCCCTCTGAAGTCTGTTTGGATTTGATCAACTTGGCTCTGATGGAGGCCTCCACGATGTGGGAATTCCTAAGGTCCCCTACCCGGAACATCAGGCACAGTTTCCCATCCCGCATGGAGATCACCGCGTGGGTGGAAAAGACCAGGGTCTCTGCCCTCTTCTTGGGTTGAGATATTTTCACAAACATGCATCCCACCATGAATGCATTGACAATGGATCCCAACACAGATTGGATTAAGAGGAGAATAATTCCCTCCGGGCACTTATCTGTGATGACCCGGTAGCCATAACCGATGGTGGTTTCTGTCTCTATCGAGAATAAAAAAGCAGAGACAAACCCGTTGAGGTTGGTAACGCAGGGAGTCCATGAGGGGTCCTCTATGTGGTCCATATCTCCTCGGATGTATGCAATTAACCACCAGATCATTCCAAAAAAGAGCCACGTCACTGTGTAAACCATGACGAAGATCAACAGGTTGAATCTCCACTTTAGGTCCACTAGGGTGGTGAAGATGTCGGTCAGGTAGCGGTAGGTCTCCCTCACGTTGCCGTGATGGACGTTGCACTTTCCGTCTTTCCTCACGTACCTCTGGATTTTCCTTTTGGTTCGGTCTCGGCTGATGTGTCTTGGCAGGTCGTCCCTGGCCTGCTTAGGCAACTTTGGCTGGTGAATGGCCACAGGGCTCTCGACATCCTGATCCATGGAGTCACCCTCCAGGACGTTAGCTGGTggtttggagaaaagaaaagaaaaccaaatgagaTGCTGGCTCTTTGAGGATAGTGGAACTGCACACTTTGTGTGAAACCAAATGCCATTGTGTAGCTATAAACAAAGTAGACAAAGCCATTTTTATGTGGTGCCATCTGGGGAGGCCTCCGGTTGACTTGGCCTTCTGTGCTCTTCGATCTAGCTTGTGTAAGTACTTCACCACCCTGCCTGCCAGGAAGGAGCTAATTGCTGCAAAATGGTCTCCCTGCCAGCAAGTTCCACTGAGTCAGCTCTTACAGAAGGATGTCTCCCCACTCTATCTGAGATGTTGTGGCACTGGAGAGACAGGGAGCTCTGAATAAAGAAGACATCTTTGGATTTGGACAGTTTTGGTTCTACCACTTAATAACTGAGGGCTCTTGGGTTGCTgtctgttatggactgaactgtgttcccccaaaatccatatgttgaagccccaacccccaatgtgactgcatttggagatagggcctttaaggagatagtgaaaggttaaatgaggtcataagggtgggatcCCAATctaataggactggtgtccttaaagaagaggaagagacaccagggatatGTGCATGAACCGAGGAAAGACCGCGTGAGGGGACAGTGAgcaggtggccgtctgcaagccaaggagagaggcctcacgagaaaccaaccctgcagacaccctgatctcagactacCAACCTCCAGAACATCTATTGTTTAAGGcccccagtctgtgatattctgctATGGCAGTCTGCACTGACTAATACACTATCCAaattcctgagcctcagtttcctcatttacaaaatgatcATGGTACCAACACACAGGCTTGTTACAAGGTTAAACAGAACCACATACGTGATATGTGCCCACATGAAACAgccatgtataaaatatttatttgtaataaattgTTCCCTTGTTACTCTCCTCATATTTACAGCATGAATTTTGAATAAGCCATTTACATTATTGGTCAAatttcaggatttaaaaaaaaaaatttctggtgTCTGTTGGTAAGTGGACATTCATTGGACTCTAATGGTAGATTCAATGACAAGGTTTAAAAAAGTGGGAGGAAAtgttctctctgtttctgtgtgtTTACATGTTTGATTTGGCATTTGCCCCAACATTTAATGTCTGTAGTTTTGGCCTGTGGTTATTGTCTTTCTTATGGCCTTCATGATTAATGCGTGGGTATACTCATTGTTAGCAGCTCACTAGGAGAGCTCTCCTAAACTCTGAGTGCAAAGGGAACTTTGGAACTGATTCTGCTATTAAAGGCATATGAACCACTGTATGAAATTATTATTCAgccaataattttaaagttttctaaaagttttacaaGAAGTGTCTTCCTCAAGGCTTCCATTCTGTGTCCTTTGACTCTTCCATGCGTTTTGTCTGTGGTCACTATGTTTTTCCCTTGGTTAAAGGAAAAATGCAATCTGTTGAAAAAACATCATTTATCTGAAcaaggccgggctcggtggctggtgcctataatcccagtgctttgggaggctgaggcaggaggagtgcttgaggccaggagtttgagatcagcctgggcaacatagcgagaccctatctcaagaaaaaaagtcatttatctGGATAAGAAAATAGCAGGGATGGGACATGAGGGCTATCAGCTTAACTTCTGGACTAACCTTGCTCATGGTTGGTTAGTTGCCTTAAAAATCAGTCCCACAGATGTGTTCTTATGTTTCAGCCCAAGAAAGAGATAGCATGTGGGCTGCAGAACCTGCTCTTTGGTTTGACAGCTTTGATTTTCAGGTCATCGCCCTCAATGGCCCTTCATTTGTAAGTCA encodes:
- the KCNJ6 gene encoding G protein-activated inward rectifier potassium channel 2, whose translation is MAKLTESMTNVLEGDSMDQDVESPVAIHQPKLPKQARDDLPRHISRDRTKRKIQRYVRKDGKCNVHHGNVRETYRYLTDIFTTLVDLKWRFNLLIFVMVYTVTWLFFGMIWWLIAYIRGDMDHIEDPSWTPCVTNLNGFVSAFLFSIETETTIGYGYRVITDKCPEGIILLLIQSVLGSIVNAFMVGCMFVKISQPKKRAETLVFSTHAVISMRDGKLCLMFRVGDLRNSHIVEASIRAKLIKSKQTSEGEFIPLNQTDINVGYYTGDDRLFLVSPLIISHEINQQSPFWEISKAQLPKEELEIVVILEGMVEATGMTCQARSSYITSEILWGYRFTPVLTLEDGFYEVDYNSFHETYETSTPSLSAKELAELASRAELPLSWSVSSKLNQHAELETEEEDKNLEEQTERNGDVANLENESKV